The Nonlabens spongiae genome contains a region encoding:
- a CDS encoding PorP/SprF family type IX secretion system membrane protein, translated as MKKVWCVLVYLAFAKALLAQQDLQYTHYRYNPTLINPAYAGSREAATITGMYRAQWVGLDGAPVTQVLTAHSPVGESGVGLGLSLFQDQIGPARETFVGVDGSYALDFENGNKLYFGLKAGFQLLDVDFNRANIFDRTDPELLQNVDNEFAPIVGVGLFYQSDRWYAGLSTPNMFQNEHFDEDSDLNDRFIARESIHFYATGGYVFDINNAIELMPATILKYVEEAPLQIDLTSNVRFYERFTLGVAYRWDAAVSGLAAFQINNNFLVGFAYDREVTDLGNTQFNSGSYEVFLRYEIFSNPRVMNSPRFF; from the coding sequence ATGAAAAAGGTGTGGTGTGTATTGGTTTATCTCGCTTTCGCGAAAGCGTTACTAGCACAGCAAGATCTTCAATACACACATTATAGGTACAATCCGACCCTGATCAATCCAGCCTACGCGGGATCAAGGGAAGCGGCAACAATCACGGGAATGTACCGAGCGCAATGGGTAGGGCTGGACGGTGCGCCGGTCACTCAGGTTCTCACAGCGCACTCACCGGTGGGAGAAAGTGGAGTAGGACTGGGGCTGAGCTTATTTCAAGATCAGATAGGACCCGCCAGAGAAACTTTTGTGGGAGTAGATGGAAGTTATGCTTTGGATTTTGAGAATGGAAACAAGCTTTACTTCGGACTAAAAGCTGGATTTCAATTATTAGATGTAGACTTCAATCGAGCCAATATTTTTGACCGGACTGATCCGGAATTGTTGCAAAATGTCGATAATGAATTCGCTCCCATAGTAGGAGTAGGGCTTTTTTATCAGAGTGATCGATGGTATGCCGGCCTGAGCACACCAAATATGTTTCAAAATGAACATTTCGACGAAGACTCAGATCTAAACGACCGCTTTATTGCTCGAGAATCCATTCACTTTTATGCAACCGGTGGCTATGTTTTTGACATCAATAATGCGATCGAATTGATGCCGGCAACGATCTTAAAATACGTTGAGGAAGCTCCGCTACAAATAGACCTCACGTCAAACGTGCGATTCTATGAGCGCTTTACGCTGGGCGTTGCCTACCGGTGGGATGCTGCGGTGAGTGGATTGGCTGCGTTTCAAATCAACAATAACTTTCTGGTAGGTTTTGCGTATGATCGTGAAGTGACTGATCTGGGCAATACGCAGTTCAATAGCGGTAGTTATGAAGTGTTTTTACGTTATGAGATTTTTAGTAACCCGAGGGTGATGAACTCGCCGAGGTTTTTTTGA
- the rpoC gene encoding DNA-directed RNA polymerase subunit beta': protein MARHRDNQVQKKFNQISIGLASPESILAESRGEVLKPETINYRTHKPERDGLFCERIFGPVKDYECACGKYKRIRYKGIVCDRCGVEVTEKKVRRDRIGHINLVVPVAHIWYFRSLPNKIGYLLGLPSKKLDMIIYYERYVVIQPGIAKNAEGDPVQEMDFLTEEEYLDILDSLPQENMYLEDNDPNKFIAKMGAECLIEILQRIDLESLSYDLRHKANNETSKQRKTEALKRLQVVEALKESNERRENKPEWMIMKVIPVIPPELRPLVPLDGGRFATSDLNDLYRRVIIRNNRLKRLMEIKAPEVILRNEKRMLQESVDSLLDNTRKSSAVKTDSNRPLKSLSDSLKGKQGRFRQNLLGKRVDYSARSVIVVGPELKLYECGLPKDMAAELYKPFIIRKLIERGIVKTVKSAKKIIDKKEPVVWDILENVLKGHPVLLNRAPTLHRLGIQAFQPKLIEGKAIQLHPLVCTAFNADFDGDQMAVHLPLGPEAILEAQLLMLASHNILNPANGSPIAVPSQDMVLGLYYMTKLRRTDEKHTVKGEDLTFYGPEELIIAFNEKRVDINAPVKCRIELLQEDGTYKKELIETTAGRVIFNEKVPNEAGYINEVLTKKALRDIIGDILKVTDVPRTAAFLDEIKDLGYGFAFRGGLSFSLGDIMIPEEKQAMIDEANTKVDAIRNNYGMGLITQNERYNQVIDVWTATNAQLTELSMKNIREDQQGFNSVYMMLDSGARGSKEQIRQLTGMRGLMAKPKKSNSGGGEIIENPILSNFKEGLSILEYFISTHGARKGLADTALKTADAGYLTRRLHDVAQDVIVSVKDCETLRGIEVSALKKNEEVMEKLGSRVLGRTALHDVIDPATQDVIVAAGELITDKIADAIDASDLETVEVRSPLTCEAPKGICEKCYGRNLATNRPVMRGEAVGVIAAQSIGEPGTQLTLRTFHVGGVAGNVSEENTIVAKNEGILEIEDLKTVTGENSEGQQVEVVISRTAESKLMHPKTGILLNSNNIPYGSELYAKPGAKIAKGDLIAKWDPFNGVIISEFAGKIKFENIIQGTTFQVETDEQTGYEEKVISDSRDKKLIPTLHIVDSKGETLISYNLPVGAHLMVNDDDKIKVGKVLVKIPRKSAKAGDITGGLPRVTELFEARNPSNPAVVTEIDGVVSFGKIKRGNREIIITSKTDETKKYLVKLSNQILVQENDYVRAGMPLSDGSITPKDILAIKGPSAVQQYLVNEVQEVYRLQGVKINDKHFEVVVRQMMRKVRIVDPGDGVFLENQMVHKEDFILENDRLYGMKVVENAGDSDNLKEGQIVSPRELRDENSILRREDKTLVEARDVMPATAEPVLQGITRASLQTKSFISAASFQETTKVLNEAAVSGKVDTLEGLKENVIVGHRIPAGTGMRSYNNIIVGSKEEFERLMQAKDEPQVNYN, encoded by the coding sequence ATGGCTAGACATAGAGACAACCAAGTGCAGAAGAAATTCAATCAGATTTCAATAGGTCTTGCATCTCCAGAGTCGATTCTTGCGGAATCACGTGGAGAGGTTTTAAAGCCTGAGACTATTAATTACCGTACGCACAAACCTGAAAGGGACGGTCTTTTTTGTGAGCGCATCTTCGGTCCTGTAAAGGATTATGAGTGTGCCTGTGGAAAGTATAAGCGCATCCGTTACAAAGGTATCGTTTGTGACCGTTGTGGTGTAGAGGTAACAGAAAAGAAGGTGCGTCGTGATCGTATAGGTCACATCAACCTTGTAGTGCCAGTTGCGCACATCTGGTATTTCAGAAGCCTTCCTAACAAGATAGGTTATCTACTAGGACTTCCTTCAAAGAAACTGGATATGATCATCTACTACGAGCGATATGTAGTGATCCAGCCTGGTATTGCAAAAAATGCCGAGGGTGATCCAGTTCAGGAAATGGATTTCTTGACTGAAGAGGAGTATCTAGATATTTTGGACAGTCTTCCACAGGAAAATATGTATTTGGAAGATAATGATCCTAACAAATTCATCGCTAAGATGGGTGCAGAATGTCTTATCGAGATCCTGCAGCGCATCGATTTAGAATCGCTTTCTTATGACTTACGTCACAAGGCAAATAATGAGACTTCTAAACAAAGAAAGACAGAGGCTCTTAAAAGACTTCAGGTTGTAGAAGCTCTGAAAGAATCTAATGAGCGTCGCGAGAATAAGCCAGAGTGGATGATCATGAAAGTGATACCAGTTATCCCACCTGAGCTTAGACCTCTGGTTCCACTTGACGGTGGTCGTTTTGCAACTTCTGACTTAAATGACCTTTACCGTCGTGTGATCATCAGAAACAATCGTTTGAAGCGATTGATGGAGATCAAGGCGCCTGAGGTAATCTTGCGTAACGAGAAGCGTATGCTTCAAGAATCTGTGGATTCACTTCTTGACAACACAAGAAAATCAAGCGCGGTAAAAACTGACTCTAACCGTCCATTGAAGTCACTTTCTGACTCATTGAAAGGTAAGCAGGGACGTTTCCGTCAGAACTTGCTTGGTAAGCGTGTTGACTATTCAGCCCGTTCTGTAATCGTCGTAGGTCCCGAGCTTAAATTGTATGAGTGTGGTCTTCCTAAAGACATGGCTGCTGAACTTTACAAGCCGTTCATCATCCGTAAGTTGATCGAGCGCGGTATTGTTAAGACAGTAAAGTCGGCTAAGAAGATCATCGACAAGAAGGAACCTGTAGTTTGGGATATTCTTGAAAATGTATTAAAAGGACACCCGGTTCTGTTGAACCGTGCTCCTACGCTTCACCGTTTAGGTATACAGGCATTCCAGCCTAAACTGATAGAAGGTAAGGCGATACAACTTCACCCACTTGTTTGTACAGCATTTAACGCAGACTTTGATGGTGACCAGATGGCGGTACACCTGCCACTTGGACCAGAGGCAATTCTTGAAGCACAGCTATTGATGCTGGCTTCTCACAATATCTTGAACCCTGCAAATGGTAGCCCTATCGCGGTACCATCTCAGGACATGGTATTAGGTCTTTATTATATGACCAAATTGCGTAGAACTGATGAAAAGCACACTGTAAAAGGTGAAGACTTGACATTCTATGGTCCGGAAGAATTGATCATTGCATTTAATGAGAAACGTGTAGATATTAATGCGCCTGTTAAGTGTAGGATCGAACTTCTTCAAGAAGATGGAACTTACAAAAAAGAGCTTATCGAGACTACTGCAGGTCGCGTAATCTTTAACGAGAAAGTTCCTAATGAAGCTGGTTATATCAACGAAGTATTGACTAAGAAAGCACTACGTGATATCATCGGTGATATTTTAAAGGTAACTGATGTGCCTCGTACAGCAGCTTTCCTTGACGAGATCAAAGATCTTGGTTATGGATTTGCATTCCGTGGTGGACTGTCATTCTCTCTTGGAGATATTATGATTCCGGAGGAGAAGCAGGCCATGATCGATGAGGCAAATACTAAAGTAGATGCTATCCGTAACAACTACGGGATGGGTCTTATCACTCAGAACGAGCGTTATAATCAGGTGATTGATGTTTGGACTGCGACTAATGCGCAGCTTACAGAGCTTTCCATGAAAAATATCAGAGAGGATCAGCAAGGATTCAACTCGGTGTACATGATGCTTGACTCTGGAGCTCGTGGATCTAAGGAGCAGATTCGTCAGCTTACCGGTATGCGTGGATTGATGGCTAAGCCTAAAAAATCCAACTCTGGTGGAGGCGAGATTATTGAAAACCCTATTCTTTCTAACTTTAAGGAAGGTCTTTCCATCCTTGAATACTTTATCTCGACACACGGTGCTCGTAAAGGTCTTGCAGATACCGCTCTTAAAACGGCAGATGCAGGTTACTTGACACGTCGTTTACATGATGTGGCACAAGATGTAATCGTGAGTGTGAAAGATTGTGAAACTTTAAGAGGTATTGAAGTTTCTGCATTGAAGAAGAATGAAGAGGTAATGGAAAAACTAGGATCTCGCGTCCTAGGTCGTACAGCTCTTCATGATGTTATAGATCCAGCAACTCAAGATGTAATTGTTGCTGCAGGTGAGTTGATCACTGATAAGATTGCTGATGCTATTGATGCTTCTGATCTTGAAACTGTTGAAGTACGTTCTCCATTAACTTGTGAGGCTCCTAAAGGAATTTGTGAAAAATGTTATGGTCGCAACCTAGCGACTAACAGACCGGTAATGAGAGGTGAGGCTGTAGGTGTAATCGCTGCACAGTCCATCGGTGAGCCTGGTACACAGCTTACATTGAGAACATTCCACGTAGGAGGTGTTGCTGGTAACGTTTCAGAAGAAAATACCATCGTTGCTAAGAATGAAGGTATTCTTGAAATCGAGGATCTTAAAACCGTAACTGGTGAGAACAGTGAAGGTCAGCAAGTAGAGGTAGTAATCTCACGTACGGCTGAATCTAAATTGATGCACCCAAAAACGGGAATCTTGTTGAACAGTAACAACATTCCTTATGGTTCTGAGCTTTACGCTAAGCCTGGTGCTAAGATTGCTAAGGGTGACCTAATTGCTAAATGGGATCCATTTAACGGTGTAATCATATCTGAATTTGCAGGTAAGATCAAGTTTGAGAATATCATTCAGGGTACTACATTCCAAGTAGAGACTGATGAACAAACTGGATATGAAGAGAAAGTAATTTCTGATTCTCGTGATAAGAAATTGATACCTACGCTTCACATTGTTGATAGCAAAGGAGAAACATTGATTTCTTACAACTTACCAGTAGGTGCACACCTTATGGTTAATGATGATGATAAGATTAAAGTAGGTAAGGTGCTTGTGAAGATTCCACGTAAGTCTGCCAAGGCGGGTGATATTACAGGAGGTCTTCCACGTGTGACAGAGCTCTTTGAGGCACGTAACCCATCAAATCCAGCTGTTGTGACTGAAATAGATGGTGTAGTTTCCTTCGGTAAGATCAAGCGAGGTAATCGTGAGATCATCATCACCTCTAAAACTGATGAGACTAAGAAATACCTAGTGAAACTCTCTAATCAAATTCTTGTACAAGAAAATGATTATGTAAGAGCAGGTATGCCACTATCTGATGGTTCCATTACTCCGAAAGATATTCTTGCTATCAAAGGGCCGAGTGCTGTACAACAGTACTTAGTAAATGAGGTACAGGAAGTTTATCGTCTACAAGGTGTGAAGATCAACGACAAGCACTTTGAGGTAGTTGTGAGACAGATGATGCGTAAAGTACGTATCGTTGATCCAGGAGATGGAGTATTCTTAGAAAACCAGATGGTTCACAAAGAAGATTTCATCCTTGAAAACGATCGCCTATACGGAATGAAAGTAGTAGAAAACGCAGGTGATTCTGATAACTTGAAAGAAGGACAGATTGTTTCTCCACGTGAGTTGAGAGATGAGAACTCCATCTTGAGAAGAGAAGACAAAACTCTTGTAGAAGCAAGAGATGTGATGCCAGCAACGGCAGAGCCAGTTCTTCAAGGTATCACTCGTGCATCGCTACAGACTAAATCATTTATTAGTGCAGCATCGTTCCAGGAAACAACTAAGGTTCTTAATGAGGCAGCTGTAAGTGGTAAAGTAGATACGCTAGAAGGTCTTAAGGAAAATGTGATCGTAGGTCACAGAATCCCTGCAGGTACTGGTATGCGCAGCTATAATAACATCATCGTAGGTTCAAAAGAAGAGTTTGAGCGTTTGATGCAGGCTAAAGATGAACCACAAGTAAATTATAACTAG
- a CDS encoding DUF3467 domain-containing protein: MANNNPDQNKINIEVDEKTAEGQYSNLAIINHSVSEFVVDFVNIMPGNPKSKVKSRIILTPQHAKRLAKALSDNVRKFENAHGEIKDYDQPPIPLNFGPTGQA, from the coding sequence ATGGCAAACAATAATCCAGATCAAAACAAGATCAACATAGAGGTTGATGAAAAAACGGCAGAGGGACAATACAGCAACCTAGCTATTATCAACCATTCAGTTTCGGAATTTGTTGTTGATTTTGTGAACATCATGCCTGGAAATCCCAAGTCAAAGGTGAAGTCCAGAATAATTCTGACTCCGCAACACGCTAAGCGACTTGCTAAAGCATTGAGCGATAACGTGAGGAAGTTTGAGAATGCTCATGGTGAGATCAAGGATTATGATCAACCGCCCATTCCTTTAAATTTTGGCCCTACGGGTCAAGCATAA